A single region of the Microcella sp. genome encodes:
- a CDS encoding TadE/TadG family type IV pilus assembly protein, with protein sequence MLARRTPHPTVARLTDDRGSAPVEFVLVGVLLTLVTLSVLQVAFALHIRTTLIDAAAEGARFAALADSSVPAGIERSRELITAALGESYAQSISAGMGSFGGHPVVIVTVRSPLPLIGMIGIDNTLEVSGRAALEPLR encoded by the coding sequence ATGCTCGCCCGCCGCACCCCGCACCCCACCGTCGCGCGGCTCACCGACGACCGCGGCTCGGCTCCGGTCGAGTTCGTGCTCGTCGGAGTGCTGCTCACGCTCGTGACGCTGAGCGTGCTGCAGGTGGCGTTCGCCCTGCACATTCGCACGACCCTCATCGATGCGGCAGCCGAGGGTGCGCGGTTCGCGGCGCTCGCCGACAGCTCCGTGCCCGCCGGCATCGAGCGCAGCCGCGAACTCATCACCGCGGCGCTGGGCGAGAGCTATGCGCAGAGCATCTCGGCGGGCATGGGGTCGTTCGGCGGGCATCCGGTCGTCATCGTCACCGTGCGCTCACCGCTGCCGCTCATCGGCATGATCGGCATCGACAACACCCTGGAGGTGAGCGGCCGTGCCGCCCTTGAGCCTCTTCGGTGA
- a CDS encoding pilus assembly protein TadG-related protein: protein MTTANRMLRLDPHDDRGSILPLIAGFGALALAVVLLVSAATSLYLERTRLFTLADGAALAGAESFDLASVRLTPEGVLRPRLTDAEVAAAAADYLVQAPVTRLEGLQLVAATTPDGLSARVTLAAVWAPPVLSVFVPQGIPLQVTATSRSVFD, encoded by the coding sequence ATGACGACTGCGAACAGGATGCTCCGCCTCGACCCGCACGACGACCGCGGTTCGATCCTTCCCCTCATCGCGGGCTTCGGGGCGCTCGCGCTCGCGGTCGTGCTGCTTGTGAGCGCCGCGACCTCGCTGTACCTCGAGCGCACGAGGCTCTTCACCCTGGCTGACGGCGCCGCGCTCGCCGGTGCCGAGTCCTTCGACCTGGCGTCGGTGAGACTCACGCCCGAGGGAGTGCTGCGCCCGCGCCTCACCGATGCCGAGGTGGCGGCGGCTGCTGCCGACTACCTCGTGCAGGCGCCGGTGACCCGGCTCGAGGGCCTGCAGCTCGTCGCGGCGACGACGCCCGACGGCCTGAGCGCGCGCGTGACCCTCGCCGCTGTGTGGGCGCCGCCCGTGCTGAGCGTGTTCGTGCCGCAGGGCATCCCGTTGCAGGTGACGGCGACGAGCCGCAGCGTCTTCGACTGA
- a CDS encoding 3'-5' exonuclease, with translation MPSLRDDRVTLISVDIEAAGPSPSSYAMLSIGACLVDEPSSEAPDRFYAELRPDREAVDERAMTVGGFTLEGLRASGTEPQAAMQQFADWIESVTPEGSRAVMVGFNAAFDWMFVCDYFDRYLGRNPFGHSALDIKAYYMGVTGEPWSKTAMVHVAEHYGVTVDLTHNALDDARDQASLFRAVRAEQAARVG, from the coding sequence ATGCCCTCACTGCGCGACGACCGCGTCACCCTCATCAGTGTCGACATCGAGGCGGCGGGGCCGAGCCCGAGCAGTTACGCGATGCTGTCGATCGGGGCGTGCCTCGTCGATGAGCCCTCGAGCGAGGCCCCCGACCGCTTCTACGCAGAACTTCGACCAGATCGCGAGGCCGTCGACGAGCGGGCGATGACAGTGGGTGGGTTCACGCTCGAAGGATTGCGAGCATCCGGAACCGAACCGCAGGCCGCGATGCAGCAGTTCGCCGACTGGATCGAGTCGGTCACGCCCGAGGGCAGCAGGGCGGTGATGGTCGGCTTCAACGCCGCATTCGACTGGATGTTCGTCTGTGACTACTTCGACCGGTACCTCGGCCGCAACCCGTTCGGGCACTCGGCGCTCGACATCAAGGCCTATTACATGGGCGTCACGGGTGAGCCCTGGTCGAAGACGGCCATGGTTCATGTCGCCGAACACTATGGAGTGACCGTCGACTTGACGCATAATGCACTAGATGACGCTCGTGATCAGGCGTCGCTTTTTCGCGCAGTGCGCGCGGAGCAGGCGGCTCGCGTCGGCTGA
- a CDS encoding type 1 glutamine amidotransferase — MNRARPDTMAPEVLVVLHDVDDNLGELAPPFAEAGLRIVMWDVARDPDGAPPLETLDRFSAIVSLGAYAGVTDESSHPWMTHERRMLESALDADLPVLGLCFGSQLLAAAAGAPFRPSPVPELGWTRARLTAAASADALMAPLATAGDEIDVFHYHFDSHDLPEGAVLLAETDGIIEAYRVGDSAWGLQFHLEVGLATQLAWIAGARHVFAREGLDPAAHEQLSHEHWKAYRDHTHAVGAAFAEQVLQRHAQR, encoded by the coding sequence GTGAACAGAGCGCGCCCCGACACGATGGCACCCGAGGTGCTCGTCGTGCTGCACGACGTCGACGACAATCTCGGTGAGCTGGCGCCGCCCTTCGCCGAAGCGGGCCTGCGCATCGTCATGTGGGATGTCGCTCGCGACCCCGATGGTGCCCCACCGCTCGAGACCCTCGATCGGTTCAGCGCGATCGTCTCGCTGGGCGCATACGCCGGCGTCACCGATGAGTCGTCGCATCCCTGGATGACCCACGAGAGACGGATGCTCGAGAGCGCTCTCGATGCCGATCTACCCGTGCTGGGCCTCTGCTTCGGCTCGCAACTGCTCGCGGCGGCCGCGGGCGCACCTTTTCGGCCCTCGCCCGTGCCCGAACTGGGGTGGACTCGTGCGCGTCTCACCGCTGCTGCCTCGGCCGATGCGCTCATGGCACCTCTTGCGACCGCGGGCGACGAGATCGACGTCTTCCACTATCACTTCGACAGCCACGACTTGCCCGAGGGTGCCGTGCTGCTGGCCGAGACCGACGGCATCATCGAGGCCTACCGGGTGGGCGACTCGGCGTGGGGTCTGCAGTTTCACCTCGAGGTGGGGCTCGCCACGCAGCTCGCCTGGATAGCGGGCGCTCGGCACGTCTTCGCGCGCGAAGGCCTCGACCCCGCCGCGCACGAGCAGCTCAGTCATGAGCACTGGAAGGCCTACCGCGACCACACTCACGCGGTCGGCGCAGCGTTCGCCGAGCAGGTGCTGCAGCGTCACGCGCAGCGCTGA
- a CDS encoding SDR family oxidoreductase, whose translation MTDLSGASILVLGATGGLGREFARQLADEGALLTLTGRSMLALDDLDIAGAALVPADLDDASAARTLIAAALTAHGRLDGIVNAAGVVAFGTLADTTDDTFETLWRINVMAPLRVLRAAVPSLAESADAGRSPFVVSLSGVVSESPTAGIGAYSAVKAAVAAAHQVAARELRRSGIRVIDARPGHTETELSRHPIAGEAPAFPVGLAPAAVVTRILDAVRDDEKDLPSSAFAQVPLASTS comes from the coding sequence ATGACCGACCTCAGTGGAGCCTCCATTCTCGTCCTCGGTGCGACGGGCGGCCTCGGCCGTGAGTTCGCGCGCCAGCTCGCCGACGAGGGCGCACTGCTGACGCTCACCGGTCGATCGATGCTCGCGCTCGACGACCTCGACATCGCGGGTGCCGCTCTTGTGCCCGCCGACCTCGACGACGCCAGCGCCGCTCGCACGCTCATCGCGGCGGCGCTCACAGCGCACGGCAGGCTCGACGGCATCGTCAACGCCGCCGGAGTCGTCGCCTTCGGCACCCTCGCCGACACCACCGACGACACCTTCGAGACGCTCTGGCGCATCAACGTCATGGCTCCGCTGAGAGTGCTGCGCGCCGCGGTACCATCGCTCGCCGAGTCGGCCGACGCCGGTCGATCACCGTTCGTGGTGTCGCTCAGCGGCGTGGTGAGCGAGTCTCCGACAGCGGGCATCGGCGCCTACAGCGCGGTCAAGGCGGCCGTCGCTGCGGCGCACCAGGTGGCAGCCCGCGAGTTGCGCCGCTCGGGCATCCGGGTCATCGATGCCCGACCCGGCCACACCGAGACCGAACTGTCGCGGCATCCGATCGCGGGTGAGGCCCCGGCGTTCCCGGTCGGCCTCGCACCCGCCGCCGTCGTGACGCGCATTCTCGATGCGGTGCGCGACGACGAGAAAGACCTTCCGTCGAGCGCCTTCGCGCAGGTGCCGCTCGCGTCGACGAGCTAG
- a CDS encoding MFS transporter, which translates to MTDSPHEFRWRSIVAPALLPTLLFTIGEGAIIPLIPSLAAQTGAGLAAAGLVAAMLLVGQLIGDLPAGWIVARVGERNAMLGALVAAGLGIALAAFATTTAVLGLGMLVLGASAAVFGLARHALLTTAVPAAYRARALSALGGFYRLGMMIGPFLGAAIITVTGGIGAVYWLSIGMLIAVAASLLLLPDPEKLLRVRVDAEPRPAASPLDVLRTIGRRRAVLARLGVAALTVSALRASRQVLLPLWAVSIGLGDAQTATIIGATAAVDFALFYLGGWLMDRFGRLYTAVPSTLGLGLGFLVLAFSASASDPVAWFIGVAIGLAVANGIGAGILMTMGSDLAGRTDPALFLGAWRLILDAGGATAPLLLAALTAAFSLAIGAGVLGALGLVGAGMLGYMIPRHLPRDR; encoded by the coding sequence ATGACCGACAGCCCGCACGAGTTTCGATGGCGCTCGATCGTCGCACCCGCGCTGCTGCCCACGCTGCTGTTCACGATCGGCGAGGGCGCGATCATCCCGCTCATTCCCTCATTGGCCGCGCAGACGGGCGCGGGTCTCGCCGCCGCCGGTCTGGTCGCGGCGATGCTGCTCGTCGGCCAGCTGATCGGTGATCTGCCCGCGGGGTGGATCGTGGCGCGCGTCGGCGAGCGCAACGCCATGCTCGGGGCGCTCGTCGCCGCCGGTCTCGGCATCGCGCTGGCGGCCTTCGCCACAACGACTGCCGTGCTCGGTCTCGGCATGCTCGTGCTCGGAGCCTCGGCCGCCGTCTTCGGCCTTGCCCGTCACGCCCTCTTGACCACCGCCGTGCCCGCCGCCTACCGCGCGCGAGCCCTGTCGGCACTCGGCGGCTTCTACAGGCTCGGCATGATGATCGGGCCGTTTCTGGGTGCCGCAATCATCACCGTCACGGGCGGCATCGGCGCCGTCTACTGGCTGTCGATCGGCATGCTCATCGCGGTGGCCGCGAGCCTGCTGCTGCTGCCCGACCCCGAGAAGCTGCTGCGCGTGCGAGTCGACGCCGAGCCCCGGCCGGCGGCGAGCCCGCTCGACGTGCTGCGCACCATCGGCCGACGCCGCGCGGTGCTCGCCCGCCTGGGTGTCGCCGCGCTGACGGTCTCGGCGCTGCGCGCCAGTCGGCAGGTGCTGCTGCCGCTGTGGGCGGTCAGCATCGGCCTGGGCGACGCCCAGACGGCGACGATCATCGGGGCGACGGCCGCGGTCGACTTCGCGCTGTTCTACCTCGGCGGCTGGCTCATGGACCGCTTCGGGCGTCTCTACACCGCCGTGCCCTCGACTCTCGGCCTCGGGTTGGGGTTCCTCGTGCTCGCGTTCTCGGCATCAGCATCCGACCCCGTCGCCTGGTTCATCGGCGTCGCGATCGGTCTCGCCGTCGCGAACGGAATCGGTGCAGGCATTCTCATGACGATGGGCAGCGACCTCGCGGGCCGCACTGATCCGGCGCTGTTCCTCGGCGCGTGGCGGCTCATCCTCGACGCCGGGGGTGCGACCGCTCCCCTGCTGCTCGCGGCCTTGACCGCGGCGTTCTCGCTCGCGATCGGTGCCGGCGTGCTCGGGGCACTGGGGCTCGTCGGCGCCGGCATGCTCGGCTACATGATTCCGCGCCACCTGCCGCGCGACCGCTAG
- the prfB gene encoding peptide chain release factor 2 produces the protein MIDLDFAERIAAARSTFADIRAVIDVERLEMQITELSEQAGAPDLWDDTAHAQKVTSALSHRQSELKRITELQQKLDDLDVLIEMAREADDADAAAEAGSELDAIEKTLAEMEVQTLLDGEYDARPAVVTIRAGAGGVDAADFADMLLRMYLRWAEQHGYSTTVMDISYAEEAGIKSATFEVDAPHAFGTLSVEAGTHRLVRMSPFGAAGKRQTSFAAVEVIPLLEESAVIDVPEADIRVDVFRSSGPGGQSVNTTDSAVRITHLPTGIVVSMQNEKSQIQNRAAAMRVLQSRLLIMQKEQEAATKKELAGTITASWGDQMRSYVLAPYQMVKDLRTEYEVNNPSAVFDGDLDGFIAAGIKWRKQKPIDE, from the coding sequence ATGATCGATCTGGACTTCGCCGAGCGCATCGCCGCCGCTCGCAGCACCTTCGCCGATATTCGCGCCGTGATCGACGTCGAACGACTCGAGATGCAGATCACCGAGCTCAGCGAGCAGGCCGGTGCACCTGACCTGTGGGACGACACGGCGCACGCGCAGAAGGTCACGAGCGCCCTCAGCCACCGGCAGAGCGAGCTCAAGCGCATCACCGAGCTGCAGCAGAAGCTCGACGACCTCGACGTGCTCATCGAGATGGCGCGCGAGGCAGACGATGCCGATGCCGCCGCCGAGGCGGGCAGTGAGCTCGACGCCATCGAGAAGACTCTGGCCGAGATGGAGGTGCAGACGCTGCTCGATGGCGAGTACGACGCGCGCCCCGCCGTCGTGACCATTCGCGCGGGGGCGGGCGGCGTCGACGCCGCCGACTTCGCCGACATGCTGCTGCGCATGTATCTGCGCTGGGCCGAGCAGCACGGCTACTCGACCACCGTGATGGATATCTCGTACGCCGAAGAGGCGGGCATCAAGAGCGCGACCTTCGAAGTGGATGCGCCTCACGCCTTCGGCACCCTCAGTGTCGAGGCGGGCACGCACCGGCTCGTGCGCATGTCACCGTTCGGCGCCGCGGGCAAGCGTCAGACGAGCTTCGCCGCCGTCGAGGTCATTCCGCTGCTCGAAGAGAGTGCCGTCATCGATGTGCCCGAGGCCGACATCAGGGTCGACGTGTTCCGGTCATCCGGCCCGGGCGGTCAGTCGGTCAACACCACAGACTCTGCCGTGCGCATCACCCACTTGCCGACGGGCATCGTCGTCTCGATGCAGAACGAGAAGAGCCAGATTCAGAACCGCGCGGCGGCGATGCGCGTGCTGCAGTCGCGACTGCTCATCATGCAGAAAGAGCAAGAGGCGGCGACGAAGAAAGAGCTCGCGGGCACCATCACTGCGAGTTGGGGCGACCAGATGCGCTCGTATGTGCTCGCCCCGTACCAGATGGTGAAAGATCTGCGCACCGAGTATGAGGTGAACAACCCCTCGGCGGTCTTCGACGGTGATCTCGACGGCTTCATCGCCGCGGGCATCAAGTGGCGCAAGCAGAAGCCCATCGACGAATAG
- a CDS encoding VOC family protein → MVSVNIVEIPSRNLERAVAFYSRVLDLDLEISEIDGQRMVFVTPDDADAAGTALAITEGDDYQPSGEGVRLYLTVDDLDAVLARAVDAGGEVAAEIGMVEGWARYAAFRDLEGTVVGLAEPLTG, encoded by the coding sequence ATGGTGAGCGTCAACATCGTCGAGATTCCGTCTCGCAACCTCGAGCGTGCCGTCGCGTTCTACTCGCGCGTGCTCGACCTCGATCTCGAGATCTCTGAGATCGACGGCCAGCGCATGGTGTTCGTGACTCCCGATGATGCCGATGCAGCGGGCACAGCGCTCGCGATCACCGAGGGCGATGACTACCAGCCGAGCGGCGAGGGCGTCAGGCTCTACCTCACCGTCGACGACCTCGATGCTGTGCTCGCGAGGGCCGTCGACGCCGGAGGCGAGGTGGCCGCCGAGATCGGCATGGTTGAAGGCTGGGCTCGGTATGCGGCGTTTCGCGACCTCGAAGGCACCGTCGTCGGGCTCGCCGAACCGCTCACCGGCTAA
- the ftsE gene encoding cell division ATP-binding protein FtsE yields MIRFDEVTKVYRGTARPALNAVSLEILSGEFVFLVGASGSGKSTFLRLVLKEEKPSSGSIHVLGQDLGSISSRKVPYFRRNLGVVFQDFRLLPNKTVFDNVAFTLQVIGKSKGFIHEAVPDALQTVGLDGKAQRFPHELSGGEQQRVAIARAVVNKPAIMLADEPTGNLDPETSAGIMALLERINANGTTVIMATHDAGIVDRLQRRVIEVVGGRIVRDERGGGYKTQANPIATQGFGMSSEGAR; encoded by the coding sequence ATGATTCGCTTCGATGAGGTCACCAAGGTCTACCGCGGAACCGCCCGGCCAGCACTCAACGCTGTCAGCCTCGAGATTCTCAGCGGCGAGTTCGTGTTTCTCGTGGGCGCGTCTGGCTCGGGCAAGTCGACCTTCTTGCGCCTCGTGCTGAAAGAAGAGAAGCCCTCGAGCGGCAGCATCCATGTGCTGGGCCAAGATCTCGGCTCGATCTCGAGCCGCAAGGTGCCCTACTTCAGGCGCAATCTCGGAGTCGTCTTTCAAGACTTCAGGCTGCTGCCCAACAAGACGGTGTTTGACAACGTCGCGTTCACCCTGCAGGTGATCGGCAAGAGCAAGGGATTCATTCACGAAGCCGTTCCCGACGCACTGCAGACCGTCGGGCTCGACGGCAAGGCGCAGCGTTTTCCGCACGAGCTCTCGGGGGGCGAGCAGCAGCGAGTCGCGATCGCTCGAGCCGTGGTCAACAAGCCGGCCATCATGCTGGCCGATGAGCCGACCGGAAACCTCGACCCCGAGACCAGTGCCGGCATCATGGCGCTGCTCGAGCGCATCAACGCCAACGGCACCACGGTCATCATGGCGACGCACGACGCAGGCATCGTCGACAGGCTGCAGCGACGCGTCATCGAGGTGGTCGGAGGGCGCATCGTGCGCGACGAGCGCGGCGGCGGCTACAAGACGCAGGCGAATCCCATCGCCACGCAGGGCTTCGGCATGTCATCGGAGGGTGCACGATGA
- the ftsX gene encoding permease-like cell division protein FtsX produces MRLGLVLGEVGQGLRRNLSMVISVVLVTFISLTFVGAAILLQMQINQMKSYWFDRAQVAVYLCTEFTTVGGCDQQAATPDQIATVQAQLESPTLAPFIDTFYFETQEEAYANFQEQFAGQAVADLVTPDLMTPAFWVNLVDPTQSAVLQDSLRGLAGVESVVDQRSLLDQIFEILNAASITAVGIAALMLIAAALLISTTIRLSAFSRRREIGIMRLVGASNRFIQTPFIIEGVAAALIGSVLAGLAVVGIVQFFVQGYLAETLPLTSFVDLSDALLVVPILLAAGAVLAALSANVAITRYLLV; encoded by the coding sequence ATGAGGCTCGGGCTCGTTCTCGGGGAGGTCGGCCAGGGGCTGCGCCGCAACCTGAGCATGGTCATCTCGGTCGTGCTCGTCACCTTCATCTCGTTGACTTTCGTGGGCGCGGCGATTCTGCTGCAGATGCAGATCAACCAGATGAAGTCGTACTGGTTCGATCGTGCCCAGGTGGCGGTCTACCTCTGCACCGAGTTCACAACCGTCGGGGGGTGCGACCAGCAAGCTGCCACGCCCGACCAGATCGCGACAGTGCAGGCTCAGCTTGAGTCGCCCACTCTCGCTCCCTTCATCGACACCTTCTACTTCGAGACGCAAGAAGAGGCGTACGCGAACTTTCAAGAGCAGTTCGCGGGCCAGGCCGTTGCCGATCTGGTGACTCCCGATCTCATGACCCCTGCGTTCTGGGTCAATCTCGTCGACCCCACGCAGAGCGCCGTGCTGCAAGACTCGTTGCGCGGGTTGGCAGGGGTCGAGAGTGTGGTCGATCAGCGAAGCCTGCTTGACCAGATTTTCGAGATACTCAACGCCGCGAGCATCACAGCCGTCGGTATCGCCGCGCTCATGCTCATCGCCGCCGCGCTGCTCATCTCGACGACCATCAGACTCAGTGCGTTCTCGCGTCGACGCGAGATCGGCATCATGCGGCTCGTCGGGGCGTCGAATCGCTTCATTCAGACACCGTTCATCATCGAGGGCGTCGCAGCCGCACTCATCGGGTCGGTGCTCGCCGGCCTCGCCGTCGTCGGCATCGTGCAGTTCTTCGTGCAGGGCTATCTCGCCGAGACGCTGCCCTTGACGTCGTTCGTCGACCTGTCTGATGCGCTGCTCGTGGTGCCGATTCTGCTCGCAGCGGGGGCCGTGCTCGCGGCGCTGTCGGCGAACGTCGCCATCACCCGCTACCTGCTCGTCTAA
- the smpB gene encoding SsrA-binding protein SmpB — protein sequence MPKEKGEKVVATNRKARHDYAIEDTYEAGLVLSGTEVKSLRMGRASLVDGYGFIDGGEAWLDAVHIPEYTQGNWTNHPPRRKRKMLLHKAQIIKISQKVKEGGYTLVPLRIYFLDGRAKVELAVAKGKKEYDKRHALRERQDKREADRAMRTRNRMGE from the coding sequence GTGCCCAAAGAGAAGGGCGAAAAGGTCGTGGCGACCAACCGCAAAGCGCGGCACGATTACGCCATCGAAGACACCTATGAGGCCGGGCTCGTGCTGAGCGGCACCGAGGTGAAGTCTCTGCGCATGGGGCGGGCGAGCCTCGTCGACGGCTACGGCTTCATCGACGGCGGCGAAGCCTGGCTCGATGCCGTGCACATTCCCGAGTACACCCAGGGCAACTGGACGAACCACCCGCCCCGCCGCAAGCGCAAGATGCTGCTGCACAAGGCGCAGATCATCAAGATCAGTCAGAAGGTCAAAGAGGGCGGCTACACCCTCGTGCCGCTGCGCATCTACTTTCTCGACGGCCGCGCCAAAGTCGAGCTTGCCGTGGCCAAGGGCAAGAAAGAGTACGACAAGCGCCACGCACTGCGTGAGCGTCAAGACAAGCGCGAAGCCGATCGGGCGATGCGCACGCGCAATCGCATGGGCGAGTAG
- a CDS encoding MFS transporter, producing the protein MTQADGYSDRTRWQAFAIAVSVAALTILDLSKVNVGIPAIEEAFSATPTQIQIIVAGYVLAFGVVLVPAGRWGDLNSRRRMFLVGLVVFLVASLLCAIAPTVEVLAASRVLQGVAAGLLMPQVLGLTQQLFTGPARGRAFGIFGAVIGLAVAFGPTLGGLFVGIGDVDFGWRLIFWMNVPLVLGLLPFAYRLLPRTQPDSGAAKDLDLIGTTLLGVTVLSLMLPFILTTGSTDDDPARWWWLLVAATSASVFVWWEQKYTRSGRTAVIDMSLFRISSYRNSTIISAFYFAAVPTIFLTLTLFLQLGIELAAVFAGMVTIPFALASALTSIVSGRVVHLYGRRVVALGLAGVIAGVAGTVAAAFFVPVDALPWVVAVAMGIAGAGAGAVIPPNQTLALSEVPVTSGGVAGSIQQVGQRVGTAVGMAAGTAAFYATIYAERGEFAELVVYQDAFRNASIVALGLLSIAMLVAVLDLRSRPMQATAVSAR; encoded by the coding sequence ATGACGCAGGCTGACGGGTACAGCGACCGCACTCGTTGGCAGGCGTTCGCGATCGCAGTCTCGGTGGCCGCGCTCACGATTCTCGACCTGTCGAAGGTCAATGTGGGTATTCCGGCGATCGAAGAGGCCTTCAGCGCGACTCCCACGCAGATTCAGATCATCGTCGCAGGCTATGTTCTGGCGTTCGGCGTCGTGCTCGTGCCGGCGGGTCGCTGGGGCGACCTGAACTCTCGTCGACGCATGTTCCTGGTCGGGCTCGTGGTGTTTCTCGTCGCGAGCCTGCTGTGCGCGATCGCGCCGACCGTCGAAGTGCTCGCGGCTTCGCGCGTGCTGCAGGGTGTGGCTGCCGGCCTGCTCATGCCGCAAGTGCTCGGGCTCACGCAGCAGCTCTTCACCGGCCCGGCGAGGGGTCGGGCGTTCGGGATCTTCGGCGCGGTCATCGGGCTCGCGGTCGCGTTCGGCCCGACGCTCGGCGGGCTCTTCGTCGGCATCGGCGATGTCGACTTCGGCTGGCGGCTCATCTTCTGGATGAATGTTCCGCTCGTGCTCGGGCTGCTGCCGTTCGCCTACCGGCTCTTGCCCCGCACGCAACCCGATTCTGGCGCGGCGAAAGATCTCGACCTCATCGGCACCACGCTCCTCGGCGTGACGGTCTTGTCGCTCATGCTGCCGTTCATTCTCACCACTGGCAGCACTGACGATGACCCCGCTCGGTGGTGGTGGTTGCTCGTCGCAGCGACGAGCGCCTCGGTCTTCGTGTGGTGGGAGCAGAAATACACGCGCAGTGGCCGCACCGCGGTGATCGACATGAGCTTGTTCCGCATCTCGAGCTACCGCAACAGCACGATCATCAGCGCCTTCTACTTCGCCGCCGTGCCCACCATCTTCTTGACCCTCACCCTCTTCCTGCAGCTCGGCATCGAGCTCGCGGCGGTGTTCGCCGGCATGGTCACCATTCCGTTCGCGCTCGCGTCGGCACTGACCTCGATCGTGTCGGGTCGTGTCGTGCACCTCTACGGTCGGCGCGTCGTCGCCCTCGGTCTGGCGGGCGTCATCGCCGGGGTGGCGGGCACCGTCGCTGCCGCTTTCTTCGTGCCGGTGGATGCCCTGCCGTGGGTCGTGGCGGTCGCGATGGGCATCGCTGGCGCGGGGGCGGGGGCAGTGATCCCTCCGAACCAGACGCTCGCCCTCTCAGAAGTGCCGGTGACCTCGGGCGGCGTCGCCGGGTCGATCCAGCAGGTCGGGCAGCGGGTCGGCACGGCGGTCGGCATGGCGGCCGGCACTGCCGCGTTCTACGCGACGATCTACGCCGAGCGCGGCGAGTTCGCCGAACTGGTCGTCTATCAAGACGCCTTCCGCAACGCGAGCATCGTGGCGCTCGGCCTGCTGTCGATCGCGATGCTCGTCGCAGTGCTCGACCTTCGCTCGCGGCCGATGCAGGCCACGGCGGTCAGCGCGCGCTGA
- a CDS encoding SIMPL domain-containing protein, with protein MSETIITVHGSARSELRPERAIVRFTVAADGPERASVVASVTDASTAIAAVIDARFDAQAGPVTAWSADRVAVTSHRPWTNDGSTAPLIHRASVSGQATVSEVDEVSGLIGALVEHDLVAIDGIEWALTDARLELETREARTRAVADARAKAEVLATAIGLGSLTTLALADPGMLDGGTEHPAPLPRLERAMAMDARGDGGLSLRPEPIVIDVAVDARFSAR; from the coding sequence ATGAGCGAGACCATCATCACCGTGCACGGATCGGCCCGCAGCGAGCTGCGCCCAGAACGCGCGATCGTGCGATTCACCGTTGCGGCAGACGGGCCAGAGCGAGCATCCGTCGTCGCATCGGTCACCGACGCCTCGACGGCGATCGCGGCAGTCATCGACGCCCGCTTCGACGCGCAGGCCGGCCCGGTCACCGCATGGTCTGCCGATCGCGTCGCCGTGACCTCGCACCGACCGTGGACCAACGATGGTTCGACCGCGCCACTCATCCACCGCGCGAGCGTGTCTGGTCAGGCGACGGTGAGCGAGGTCGACGAGGTGTCCGGGCTGATCGGCGCGCTCGTCGAGCATGACCTGGTCGCCATCGACGGCATCGAGTGGGCGCTGACGGATGCCCGGCTCGAGCTCGAGACGCGCGAGGCGCGCACTCGCGCCGTCGCCGACGCCCGAGCGAAAGCAGAGGTGCTCGCCACCGCCATCGGCCTCGGATCACTCACCACGCTCGCGCTCGCCGACCCCGGAATGCTCGACGGGGGAACAGAGCACCCCGCGCCCCTGCCGCGCCTCGAACGCGCCATGGCGATGGATGCTCGAGGTGACGGCGGTCTCTCTCTGCGCCCCGAGCCGATCGTCATCGACGTCGCGGTCGACGCACGATTCAGCGCGCGCTGA